Genomic segment of Chrysiogenia bacterium:
CCGAGAGGCGCGTCATCGTGGACATGGCCCGCGGCACGGAGGTGTAGACCGTGATGTTGGGGATGCCGGTGGAGTAGTAGGCCGTGCTCACATCGCCCCAGGGAATGGCCATGCACCAGCGCGGCTTGTCGGAGAACTGAATTTCTTTTGCCTTGTGACCGGTGGGCACCTTGATGATGCGGCCATTCTTGCGGATGCGCCCGCCCTTGGGCAGGCCTTCGACCGCGGTCTTTGCCGTCCCGGCGCTGGCGGTGCCGAAGCCGCCGAGGGCCAGTTCGAGCTCGGTCGCATCGGGCAGGGCCCTGGCCAGGCTGGCGGCCAGGCAGTCCGAGGGCACGACGTCGAAACCCACTCCGGGCATGAGCACCGAACCGGATTTTTTGGCCTCCTGCGTGCGCGCGTGGATGGCTTCGAACACTTCGATCTCGCCGGTGATGTCCAGGTAATGGGTTCCGGTCTTGAGGCAGGCCTCTACCATGGGCGCGCTGGTCGCTGAGAACGGGCCGGCGCAGTGCATGACCAGATCGACTTCCTTGATCCCCTTGGCCGCCGCCATGGGATCGCCCAGATCGAAGGCGCGGTATTCAAGACCCAGCTTCTCGGCGATGGGGCGGATCTTGCTCTCGGAACGCCCGGCCAGCAGCGGGTGCAGGCCCTTCTCCACCGCCAGCTCGGCCAGCAGTTTGCCGGTGTAACCGTTGGCTCCGTAAATCATCCAGGGGTCGTGTGCCATGGGGTCTTCTCCCGCTCGTTGATCTGCCGCCGGTTCCCCGGCTGGGGGCCGACGCGGCTAGATGATGGCTGGCGACACCCGTTGCGACAAGGGACTCGTGCTTGCCTCGCAGGCGCTTCTTGCCAATGAGACTGGATGACCCCTATAAGTAAAAGGATTCGAACCGGGGCAGCTTCGACTGTATGAATGAACCGCCTTCAATCATTGCGCGCAGGAAGCGCCGTCAGGACGCCTGGTTTCTGGCGCTGCTGATCGGCCTGTATCCGGCCGCGGCCCACGCCTACATCGATCCCGGCTCGGGAGCGCTCGTCCTGCAGGCGCTGATTGCCGGCGCGGTCGGCGGCGTGTTTTACTTTCGTGACAAGATTCTTCTGGTGCTCGGGAAGCTCGGGCTCTACAAACCCAGAGAAATCGAGCAGCCCGAAGACGAAGCATCCGATCCGGACAAACCCGCCGAATAGGAAACCCGGGAACTTTTGAGCCAGAGCCAGCGAACTTCCTTTCGAGATCCCGGCGGCCGCGTCGTACGCGCCGGTGATCGTGTGCTGCGTTTGCTCAATGAATCGGGTGCCGCGGAGTTCGAGGCATTTGCCGCGAGCGCTTGCGCAAAGAAGCTGGCGGGCGAGGGCAAGCTCGTCGGTGCGCGCAGGCTCGATGCCGCGCCGGCAGGACTTGCAGAGAGTCCTCCCGCGATGTGCCTGGAGCATGACGCGATCTGGTTCCCGAGCTATCCGGGTGAGTGGCCGCCCGAGATGCTGCATGCCGCGGGCGTGCTGACGCTCGATCTGATGGAACAATCACTGGGCGAGGGCTTCGGACTCAAGGATGCCACGCCCCACAACGTGCTCTTCAATGGTCCCGCGCCGGTCTTTGTCGACTGGCTCTCTTTTGAGAAGCGCGACGCGCTCGACCCGCTCTGGTTGGCGCAGGCCCAGTTCGCGCGGACTTTTCTGCTGCCGCTTCTGGCGTGGAAGCGTCTGGGACTGCCTCCCCATGAGGCGCTGCTCGTGCACCGCGACGGAATCGAACCCGCGCAACTCTACAAGATGCTGGGCTGGTGGGGGCGTGTGAGACCGCCGGCCCTGGGGCTGGTGAGCATGCCCACCTGGCTCTCAGGAAAGGCCGAGCAGGAAGGCGAGCAGCTCTATTCGCCCCGAAGGGAAAACGATCCGAAGAAGGCGCGCTTTATCCTGGACTTCGCGCTGCGCGGGCTGAAGAAGAAGCTCACGCGCGTCGCGCCGCAGGCAGCGAGGGATTCGGTCTGGTCGGGTTATATGGAGACGCGACCCGGTCACTACGAGGCCGAAACATTCGCGGCGAAGGAAGCCTTCGTCGGCGATGCGCTCAAAAGCGTTGGGCCCGCGCACGTGCTGGATGTGGGATGCAACACGGGGCATTTCAGCGAGATCGCCGCAAAAGCCGGCGCGCAGGTGGTGGGCATCGATCTCGACCCCGTCGTCGTTGGGATGACCTGGCGGCGGGCCAGCGGGAAATCGCTGAACATCCAGCCGCTCGTGGTCAATCTGGCGCAACCGACACCTGCACTCGGCTGGCGCAACGCCGAATGCGCGTCCTTTCTCGAGCGCGCGGCAGGCCGCTTCGAGCTCGTGCTGATGCTCGCGGTGGTGCACCACATGCTGGTGTCCGAGCGCGTGCCCCTCGAGGAAATTGTCGACGTGGTTGCAGAGCTGAGCACGGACGCCGTTGTGATCGAGTATGTGGATCCCGCAGACCCCATGTTCCGCCGGATTGTACGCGGGCGCGAGAATCTCCATGCCGGTCTCACCCCCGAGCGATTTGAGGCTGCATGGAAGGCGCGTTTTGAAGTCGCCCGGAGCGAGAAAATCGGCCAGACGCGCGCGCTCTATCTGATGCGACGTCGGAGCAATTGAACCAGTGAGCGCCCAGGCCAGACGCGCACTGATCTGTCTCTCGCTTGGCAATCTCTGGTTCCTGCCGGTGTGGGCGGAGCTTCTTCCCAGCGCGATCGGTGGCCGTAACCTCTACTATTTCGCGGCGCTGCCGCCACGGATTCACTACTGGCTTCTGCCAATAAGTGTGGTGTTGCTGGCGGCGATCTTCTTCGGAGTCTCCAGCGCACTCAAGCGAAGCGCCTTCACCGAAGCCGTGTTCCTGCTTCTGCTGGTGATTCCGCTCAACGGAATCCGTATCCAGATCGACGCGCTGGCGCTCGGAAGCCTTGTTCGCGTGTTCGGCAAGGCAGGGCTGCTGGGGGCGGGACTTGCGGGTCTCGCGCTGGGAGTCTGGCTGCTGCTCAAGCGGCGCGAATCGCTGGTTCGCGCCGTGCTCGGCGCACTTACGATGGCGGCGGCGTTCGTGCCTGTTACGTTC
This window contains:
- a CDS encoding saccharopine dehydrogenase NADP-binding domain-containing protein, whose product is MAHDPWMIYGANGYTGKLLAELAVEKGLHPLLAGRSESKIRPIAEKLGLEYRAFDLGDPMAAAKGIKEVDLVMHCAGPFSATSAPMVEACLKTGTHYLDITGEIEVFEAIHARTQEAKKSGSVLMPGVGFDVVPSDCLAASLARALPDATELELALGGFGTASAGTAKTAVEGLPKGGRIRKNGRIIKVPTGHKAKEIQFSDKPRWCMAIPWGDVSTAYYSTGIPNITVYTSVPRAMSTMTRLSAPFMGVTALPAVQNFLKNQIEKRVKGPDEKLRRTGRVHLWGQVKNDAGKVVTGTLDCPEGYRFTVLSAMASVERVLAGEVPGGAWTPSAAFGADFVTRLPETDLRVPT
- a CDS encoding class I SAM-dependent methyltransferase; the encoded protein is MSQSQRTSFRDPGGRVVRAGDRVLRLLNESGAAEFEAFAASACAKKLAGEGKLVGARRLDAAPAGLAESPPAMCLEHDAIWFPSYPGEWPPEMLHAAGVLTLDLMEQSLGEGFGLKDATPHNVLFNGPAPVFVDWLSFEKRDALDPLWLAQAQFARTFLLPLLAWKRLGLPPHEALLVHRDGIEPAQLYKMLGWWGRVRPPALGLVSMPTWLSGKAEQEGEQLYSPRRENDPKKARFILDFALRGLKKKLTRVAPQAARDSVWSGYMETRPGHYEAETFAAKEAFVGDALKSVGPAHVLDVGCNTGHFSEIAAKAGAQVVGIDLDPVVVGMTWRRASGKSLNIQPLVVNLAQPTPALGWRNAECASFLERAAGRFELVLMLAVVHHMLVSERVPLEEIVDVVAELSTDAVVIEYVDPADPMFRRIVRGRENLHAGLTPERFEAAWKARFEVARSEKIGQTRALYLMRRRSN